A single Eleginops maclovinus isolate JMC-PN-2008 ecotype Puerto Natales chromosome 5, JC_Emac_rtc_rv5, whole genome shotgun sequence DNA region contains:
- the LOC134864300 gene encoding uncharacterized protein LOC134864300 isoform X3 → MYILISVCCVRGISVCCVRGISVCCVRGISVCCVRGISVCCVRGISLETEGISLETEGISLETEGISLETEGISLETEGVPIKQETVENKQRIAKYRRNTIVCWFATPMSSQQPACSLTEAAALLNILASAETIRTLSSATTMVQQPTVPTRGEDTVDGHLASLFPSRSGQRPATAPLRRDCAPRNQAQHCFGTWTSGTRKTRARAQQHGHFNKDVILLPNPSLDVVCKQRPKVRLHKHGHILSAFEFQKAWDHRTVIDRIRQGFGEHIPEDVSLRLVMSCGNKLVSPKIQEGQELNGMLIHKIFKTKALYVRPSRTLLTDSEEESELSATDRSTAKDSDEDCCEILQIPAGMSSCVTTRAASRAMRNNDPCTGNIDGERNPGTGTGIDDDYNDDATNHPATSAVKRSRLVVEGVDGGPGTSSQDGGWLPRSDGNHGTSGHDDYSSYLALVSTLPDDSSEDEELNKAIIASMECPM, encoded by the exons atgtatatattaatttcagtatgttgtgtgagaggaatttcagtatgttgtgtgagaggaatttcagtatgttgtgtgagaggaatttcagtatgttgtgtgagaggaatttcagtatgttgtgtgagaggcatttcacttgaaacggaaggcatttcacttgaaacggaaggcatttcacttgaaacggaaggcatttcacttgaaacggaaggcatttcacttgaaacggaaggcGTTCCAATTAAACAGGAAACGGTTGAGAACAAACAGCGCATTGCAAAATACAGGCGAAACACTATTGTTTGTTGGTTCGCTACACCGATGTCTTCTCAACAGCCCGCATGTAGCCTAACTGAGGCAGCAGCGTTGCTCAATATATTGGCCTCAGCGGAGACCATTAGAACGCTGTCAAGTGCAACCACAATGGTGCAGCAACCGACCGTTCCAACTCGAGGTGAGGACACCGTGGACGGTCACCTAGCATCGCTCTTCCCATCCCGCAGCGGCCAGCGGCCAGCTACAGCTCCTCTTAGGAGAGATTGTGCACCACGTAATCAAGCACAACATTGCTTTGGCACATGGACATCTGGCACGAGGAAAACAAG AGCTAGGGCACAGCAGCATGGCCATTTCAATAAGGATGTGATACTACTCCCCAATCCATCTTTGGATGTAGTGTGCAAACAACGTCCAAAAGTACGgttacacaaacatggacatatcCTCAGTGCCTTTGAGTTCCAGAAGGCCTGGGACCACCGGACTGTTATTGATCGTATCAGACAAGGCTTTGGTGAGCATATTCCGGAGGACGTCAg CCTCCGGCTTGTAATGTCTTGTGGCAATAAGTTGGTGTCCCCTAAGATCCAGGAGGGTCAGGAGCTGAATGGGATGCTAATCCACAAgatttttaaaaccaaagcccTGTATGTAAGACCATCAAGGACCCTTTTA actgactcagaggaggaaagtgaACTTTCTGCCACTGACAGATCAACTGCTAAGGACAGTGATGAGGATTGTTGTGAAATCCTGCAAATCCCTGCAGGCATGAGCAGCTGTGTCACCACCAGGGCAGCCTCAAGAGCAATGAGAAATAATGATCCCTGTACTGGCAATATTGATGGTGAACGCAATCCTGGCACTGGCACTGGTATTGACGATGATTATAATGATGATGCCACCAACCACCCAGCTACCAGTGCTGTTAAAAGGAGTAGATTAGTAGTGGAAGGAGTGGATGGCGGCCCTGGCACAAGCAGTCAAGATGGAGGCTGGCTTCCAAGGAGTGATGGCAACCATGGGACTAGCGGCCATGATGACTACTCATCATATTTAGCACTTGTGTCAACTCTTCCTGACGACTCCTCAGAAGACGAGGAATTAAACAAGGCCATTATTGCCAGTATGGAGTGTCCAATGTGA
- the LOC134864300 gene encoding uncharacterized protein LOC134864300 isoform X1: MYILISVCCVRGISVCCVRGISVCCVRGISVCCVRGISVCCVRGISLETEGISLETEGISLETEGISLETEGISLETEGVPIKQETVENKQRIAKYRRNTIVCWFATPMSSQQPACSLTEAAALLNILASAETIRTLSSATTMVQQPTVPTRGEDTVDGHLASLFPSRSGQRPATAPLRRDCAPRNQAQHCFGTWTSGTRKTRARAQQHGHFNKDVILLPNPSLDVVCKQRPKVRLHKHGHILSAFEFQKAWDHRTVIDRIRQGFGEHIPEDVSLRLVMSCGNKLVSPKIQEGQELNGMLIHKIFKTKALYVRPSRTLLTDSEEESELSATDRSTAKDSDEDCCEILQIPAGMSSCVTTRAASRAMRNNDPCTGNIDGERNPGTGTGIDDDYNDDATNHPATSAVKRSRLVVEGVDGGPGTSSQDGGWLPRSDGNHGTSGHDDYSSYLALVSTLPDDSSEDEELNKAIIASMECPIAEKVPSQEILLELSSKIITKRQCRFNINRSAVWEGAMRGFQRVSYDPNLMISVKFSDDMGRNEEGIDLGGPRREFLRLLMETIARSAMFEGKENSKNFALDSTALREDRYYNAGRAIAVSLVHGGPPPNFLSPTVFSLLVDGSANPAVEDIADPELLEKVKKVSESTTVEELEESKAPLLEYLANAGCLRPVQSIRDRELLVQDIVMFQVVHRVQGPFQRFCEGLKTLGVLEKIRRHPDSFKPLFCYEASLLTADQMDNLFSIRLSPEGSNKRTAEEMVVIFWRDYLQDAEEEEGPSKLQKILAFATGASVVPPIGFSPTPSVEFIHKGEDDYASTPLFPMANTCVNCIRLPLHVSYELFKDKFDFALGNTHGFGRS, from the exons atgtatatattaatttcagtatgttgtgtgagaggaatttcagtatgttgtgtgagaggaatttcagtatgttgtgtgagaggaatttcagtatgttgtgtgagaggaatttcagtatgttgtgtgagaggcatttcacttgaaacggaaggcatttcacttgaaacggaaggcatttcacttgaaacggaaggcatttcacttgaaacggaaggcatttcacttgaaacggaaggcGTTCCAATTAAACAGGAAACGGTTGAGAACAAACAGCGCATTGCAAAATACAGGCGAAACACTATTGTTTGTTGGTTCGCTACACCGATGTCTTCTCAACAGCCCGCATGTAGCCTAACTGAGGCAGCAGCGTTGCTCAATATATTGGCCTCAGCGGAGACCATTAGAACGCTGTCAAGTGCAACCACAATGGTGCAGCAACCGACCGTTCCAACTCGAGGTGAGGACACCGTGGACGGTCACCTAGCATCGCTCTTCCCATCCCGCAGCGGCCAGCGGCCAGCTACAGCTCCTCTTAGGAGAGATTGTGCACCACGTAATCAAGCACAACATTGCTTTGGCACATGGACATCTGGCACGAGGAAAACAAG AGCTAGGGCACAGCAGCATGGCCATTTCAATAAGGATGTGATACTACTCCCCAATCCATCTTTGGATGTAGTGTGCAAACAACGTCCAAAAGTACGgttacacaaacatggacatatcCTCAGTGCCTTTGAGTTCCAGAAGGCCTGGGACCACCGGACTGTTATTGATCGTATCAGACAAGGCTTTGGTGAGCATATTCCGGAGGACGTCAg CCTCCGGCTTGTAATGTCTTGTGGCAATAAGTTGGTGTCCCCTAAGATCCAGGAGGGTCAGGAGCTGAATGGGATGCTAATCCACAAgatttttaaaaccaaagcccTGTATGTAAGACCATCAAGGACCCTTTTA actgactcagaggaggaaagtgaACTTTCTGCCACTGACAGATCAACTGCTAAGGACAGTGATGAGGATTGTTGTGAAATCCTGCAAATCCCTGCAGGCATGAGCAGCTGTGTCACCACCAGGGCAGCCTCAAGAGCAATGAGAAATAATGATCCCTGTACTGGCAATATTGATGGTGAACGCAATCCTGGCACTGGCACTGGTATTGACGATGATTATAATGATGATGCCACCAACCACCCAGCTACCAGTGCTGTTAAAAGGAGTAGATTAGTAGTGGAAGGAGTGGATGGCGGCCCTGGCACAAGCAGTCAAGATGGAGGCTGGCTTCCAAGGAGTGATGGCAACCATGGGACTAGCGGCCATGATGACTACTCATCATATTTAGCACTTGTGTCAACTCTTCCTGACGACTCCTCAGAAGACGAGGAATTAAACAAGGCCATTATTGCCAGTATGGAGTGTCCAAT tgCAGAAAAGGTCCCGAGTCAGGAGATACTGCTGGAACTGTCAAGcaaaattattacaaaacgACAGTGCAGGTTCAATATAAATCGCTCTGCTGTCTGGGAAGGAGCCATGCGGGGTTTCCAAAGGGTATCCTACGACCCAAACTTGATGATCTCTGTAAAGTTCTCAGATGACATGGGGAGAAATGAGGAAGGGATTGATTTAGGAGGGCCAAGGAGGGAATTCTTGAGGCTGCTGATGGAGACCATTGCCAGATCCGCCATgtttgagggaaaagaaaacagcaagaacTTTGCTCTTGACAGTACTG CTCTAAGAGAGGACCGGTACTACAATGCTGGCAGAGCCATTGCAGTGAGTTTGGTGCATGGTGGTCCACCACCAAACTTCCTGTCACCAACAGTGTTTTCGCTTCTTGTTGATGGTTCAGCAAATCCAGCTGTAGAAGACATAGCTGACCCAGAACTCCTTGAGAAAGTCAAAAAG GTATCTGAAAGTACCACGGTTGAGGAGCTTGAGGAGTCAAAGGCACCTCTACTTGAGTACCTGGCTAATGCAGGATGTCTAAGGCCTGTGCAGTCAATCAGGGACAGGGAGCTGCTGGTACAGGACATAGTGATGTTTCAGGTTGTCCACAGGGTCCAAGGTCCATTTCAAAG ATTCTGTGAAGGTCTGAAGACTCTTGGGGTTCTTGAAAAAATCAGGAGACATCCTGACAGCTTTAAGCCCCTGTTTTGCTATGAAGCAAGTCTTCTCACTGCTGACCAGATGGACAATCTCTTCAGCATTCGACTCTCTCCAGAAGGGAGCAACAAGAGAACTGCAGAAGAGATGGTTGTAATCTTCTGGAGAGACTATCTCCAGGATGCAGAAG aagAAGAAGGGCCATCCAAACTACAAAAAATATTGGCCTTCGCAACAGGAGCCTCTGTGGTGCCACCCATCGGCTTTTCCCCAACACCTTCTGTGGAGTTCATTCACAAGGGAGAGGACGACTATGCCTCGACACCATTGTTCCCTATGGCCAACACATGTGTCAACTGCATCAGGTTGCCGCTACATGTGTCATATGAACTCTTTAAAGACAAGTTTGACTTtgctttagggaacactcatGGGTTTGGCAGGTCATGa
- the LOC134864300 gene encoding G2/M phase-specific E3 ubiquitin-protein ligase-like isoform X2, whose amino-acid sequence MSCGNKLVSPKIQEGQELNGMLIHKIFKTKALYVRPSRTLLTDSEEESELSATDRSTAKDSDEDCCEILQIPAGMSSCVTTRAASRAMRNNDPCTGNIDGERNPGTGTGIDDDYNDDATNHPATSAVKRSRLVVEGVDGGPGTSSQDGGWLPRSDGNHGTSGHDDYSSYLALVSTLPDDSSEDEELNKAIIASMECPIAEKVPSQEILLELSSKIITKRQCRFNINRSAVWEGAMRGFQRVSYDPNLMISVKFSDDMGRNEEGIDLGGPRREFLRLLMETIARSAMFEGKENSKNFALDSTALREDRYYNAGRAIAVSLVHGGPPPNFLSPTVFSLLVDGSANPAVEDIADPELLEKVKKVSESTTVEELEESKAPLLEYLANAGCLRPVQSIRDRELLVQDIVMFQVVHRVQGPFQRFCEGLKTLGVLEKIRRHPDSFKPLFCYEASLLTADQMDNLFSIRLSPEGSNKRTAEEMVVIFWRDYLQDAEEEEGPSKLQKILAFATGASVVPPIGFSPTPSVEFIHKGEDDYASTPLFPMANTCVNCIRLPLHVSYELFKDKFDFALGNTHGFGRS is encoded by the exons ATGTCTTGTGGCAATAAGTTGGTGTCCCCTAAGATCCAGGAGGGTCAGGAGCTGAATGGGATGCTAATCCACAAgatttttaaaaccaaagcccTGTATGTAAGACCATCAAGGACCCTTTTA actgactcagaggaggaaagtgaACTTTCTGCCACTGACAGATCAACTGCTAAGGACAGTGATGAGGATTGTTGTGAAATCCTGCAAATCCCTGCAGGCATGAGCAGCTGTGTCACCACCAGGGCAGCCTCAAGAGCAATGAGAAATAATGATCCCTGTACTGGCAATATTGATGGTGAACGCAATCCTGGCACTGGCACTGGTATTGACGATGATTATAATGATGATGCCACCAACCACCCAGCTACCAGTGCTGTTAAAAGGAGTAGATTAGTAGTGGAAGGAGTGGATGGCGGCCCTGGCACAAGCAGTCAAGATGGAGGCTGGCTTCCAAGGAGTGATGGCAACCATGGGACTAGCGGCCATGATGACTACTCATCATATTTAGCACTTGTGTCAACTCTTCCTGACGACTCCTCAGAAGACGAGGAATTAAACAAGGCCATTATTGCCAGTATGGAGTGTCCAAT tgCAGAAAAGGTCCCGAGTCAGGAGATACTGCTGGAACTGTCAAGcaaaattattacaaaacgACAGTGCAGGTTCAATATAAATCGCTCTGCTGTCTGGGAAGGAGCCATGCGGGGTTTCCAAAGGGTATCCTACGACCCAAACTTGATGATCTCTGTAAAGTTCTCAGATGACATGGGGAGAAATGAGGAAGGGATTGATTTAGGAGGGCCAAGGAGGGAATTCTTGAGGCTGCTGATGGAGACCATTGCCAGATCCGCCATgtttgagggaaaagaaaacagcaagaacTTTGCTCTTGACAGTACTG CTCTAAGAGAGGACCGGTACTACAATGCTGGCAGAGCCATTGCAGTGAGTTTGGTGCATGGTGGTCCACCACCAAACTTCCTGTCACCAACAGTGTTTTCGCTTCTTGTTGATGGTTCAGCAAATCCAGCTGTAGAAGACATAGCTGACCCAGAACTCCTTGAGAAAGTCAAAAAG GTATCTGAAAGTACCACGGTTGAGGAGCTTGAGGAGTCAAAGGCACCTCTACTTGAGTACCTGGCTAATGCAGGATGTCTAAGGCCTGTGCAGTCAATCAGGGACAGGGAGCTGCTGGTACAGGACATAGTGATGTTTCAGGTTGTCCACAGGGTCCAAGGTCCATTTCAAAG ATTCTGTGAAGGTCTGAAGACTCTTGGGGTTCTTGAAAAAATCAGGAGACATCCTGACAGCTTTAAGCCCCTGTTTTGCTATGAAGCAAGTCTTCTCACTGCTGACCAGATGGACAATCTCTTCAGCATTCGACTCTCTCCAGAAGGGAGCAACAAGAGAACTGCAGAAGAGATGGTTGTAATCTTCTGGAGAGACTATCTCCAGGATGCAGAAG aagAAGAAGGGCCATCCAAACTACAAAAAATATTGGCCTTCGCAACAGGAGCCTCTGTGGTGCCACCCATCGGCTTTTCCCCAACACCTTCTGTGGAGTTCATTCACAAGGGAGAGGACGACTATGCCTCGACACCATTGTTCCCTATGGCCAACACATGTGTCAACTGCATCAGGTTGCCGCTACATGTGTCATATGAACTCTTTAAAGACAAGTTTGACTTtgctttagggaacactcatGGGTTTGGCAGGTCATGa